The following coding sequences are from one Xiphophorus couchianus chromosome 22, X_couchianus-1.0, whole genome shotgun sequence window:
- the dnaaf10 gene encoding dynein axonemal assembly factor 10 produces MSSPLSKPQIIAHIQKSLNYTVFDSKWIPCSAKFVCLGNFARGTGVLQIYEVQHGSAQLIKEVEKAKPIKCGTFGASSLQQRHIATGDFDGNLHIWNLEALDVPVYTTKAHKEIVNSIDGVGGLGIGDGAPEIVTGSRDGTVKVWDPRQKDLPVANMEPVEGETKRDCWTVAFGHAFNDQDRCVCAGYDNGDIKLFDLRNMSLRWETNIKNGVCCVEFDRKDINMNKLVATSLEGKFHVFDTRTQHPTKGFASVSEKAHKATIWQVRHLPQNRDIFMTAGGAGNLHLWKYEYPAQRSKKDSDGADVGVAGSVSLLQNATLSTQPIASLDWSPDKQGLCVCSGFDQTVRVLIVTKLNVA; encoded by the exons ATGTCCTCGCCCCTATCGAAGCCTCAGATTATCGCACACATTCAGAAGAGTCTGAACTACACGGTGTTCGACAGCAAATGGATTCCGTGCAGCGCCAAGTTTGTCTGCTTGGGGAACTTTGCCAGAGGAACAGGGGTGCTCCAAATTTATGAAGTTCAACACGGCTCAGCTCAGCTCATAAAAGAG GTGGAGAAAGCTAAACCCATAAAGTGTGGGACGTTTGGGGCCTCCTCTCTTCAACAAAGACACATAGCAACCGGAGATTTTGATGGAAATCTCCACATATG GAATCTGGAAGCGCTTGATGTGCCGGTGTACACCACAAAGGCCCACAAAGAGATCGTGAACAGCATCGACGGGGTCGGTGGCCTTGGAATTGGCGACGGTGCTCCTGAGATCGTCACAGGAAGTAGAGATG GGACAGTAAAGGTGTGGGATCCCAGGCAGAAGGATTTACCTGTGGCCAACATGGAGCCTGTGGAAGGAGAGACCAAGAGGGACTGCTGGACTGTTGCCTTTG GTCACGCCTTCAACGATCAGGACCGATGTGTGTGTGCCGGCTACGACAACGGCGATATTAAACTCTTCGACTTGCGGAACATGTCACTACGATGGGAAACCAACATAAAAAACGGG GTATGCTGTGTGGAGTTTGACAGGAAGGACATCAACATGAACAAACTGGTGGCCACCTCGCTGGAAGGAAAATTCCACGTCTTCGACACGAGGACTCAGCACCCCACCAAGGGCTTCGCCTCCGTTTCCGAAAAG gCTCACAAAGCAACCATCTGGCAGGTGAGGCATTTGCCCCAGAACAGAGACATCTTTATGACTGCAGGGGGAGCAGGAAACCTACATCTGTGGAAGTA TGAGTACCCCGCGCAGAGAAGCAAGAAGGACTCTGACGGAGCGGATGTGGGCGTCGCCGGGTCGGTCAGCCTCCTGCAGAACGCCACTCTGTCCACTCAGCCAATCGCCAGCCTGGACTGGAGCCCCGACAAGCAGGGCCTTTGCGTGTGTTCGGGTTTCGACCAGACCGTCCGCGTGCTCATCGTCACCAAACTCAACGTGGCGTAA
- the pno1 gene encoding RNA-binding protein PNO1, with the protein MDTEKAPAVDVEAAGESKGGAEAFTKVKSKKKNQKRKREQDGVDMDTEESVAIKRPQFPPISGDKLRGPDEMRKIPVPAHRYTPLKENWLKIFTPIVENLQLQVRFNLKTRNVEIKTCKETQEISALTKAADFVKAFILGFQVEDAMALIRLDELFLESFDVTDVKPLKGDHLSRAIGRIAGKGGKTKFTIENVTKTRIVLAETKIHILGSFQNIKMARTAICNLILGSPPSKVYGNIRAVASRTAERF; encoded by the exons ATGGACACCGAAAAAGCTCCTGCTGTAGACGTTGAAGCGGCCGGGGAGAGTAAAGGTGGAGCAGAGGCGTTTACGAAGGTGAAGTCTAAAAAGAAGAACCAGAAACGTAAACGTGAGCAAGACGGAGTGGACATGGACACAGAGGAGAGCGTGGCCATTAAACGGCCGCAGTTTCCACCGATTTCCGGAGACAAGTTACGG GGACCAGATGAGATGCGTAAGATTCCCGTTCCAGCTCACAGATACACCCCGCTGAAGGAGAACTGGCTAAAGATTTTCACTCCCATCGTAGAGAACCTGCAGCTTCAAGTGCGATTTAACCTCAAGACCAGGAACGTAGAAATCAAA acgTGCAAAGAGACGCAGGAAATCAGCGCCCTCACGAAAGCGGCAGATTTCGTCAAAGCGTTCATCCTAGGCTTCCAGGTTGAG GATGCCATGGCGCTCATCAGATTAGACGAGCTTTTCCTTGAAAGCTTTGATGTCACAGACG TAAAACCTTTGAAAGGCGACCACTTATCCAGGGCCATCGGAAGAATAGCAGGGAAGGGAGGAAAAACGAAATTCACCATTGAGAATGTGACAAAGACTCGCATCGTTCTGGCAGAGAC GAAAATCCACATTTTAGGTTCTTTTCAGAATATCAAGATGGCCCGAACAGCAATATGTAACCTGATTTTAG GAAGTCCACCTTCAAAGGTTTACGGTAACATCAGAGCGGTGGCCAGCAGGACTGCGGAGAGATTCTGA